The following proteins come from a genomic window of Streptomyces sp. GS7:
- a CDS encoding GlxA family transcriptional regulator translates to MSQDSAAVPDAARKLAARRRREIVAVLLFSGGPIFESSIPLSVFGIDRQDAGVPRYRLLVCAGEDAPLRTTGGLELSAPYGLEAISRAGTVVVPAWRSITQAPPPAALDALRRAHEEGARIVGLCTGAFVLAAAGLLDGRPATTHWMYAPTLAKRYPSVHVDPRELFVDDGDVLTSAGTAAGIDLCLHIVRTDHGADAANALARRLVVPPRRTASDMGHQRYLDRSLPEEIGADPLAEVVAWALEHLHEQFDVETLAARAYMSRRTFDRRFRSLTGSAPLQWLITQRVLQAQRLLETSDYSVDEVAGRCGFRSPVALRGHFRRQLGASPAAYRAAYRARRPQNGAPEPALRAERPERAERLERERTSLAAGGAERFAAAALAGHGLTAEAADPGKPQPDAYAARLPETPVGRGAGRPVLPGQRERPVG, encoded by the coding sequence ATGAGCCAGGACTCCGCTGCCGTACCAGATGCCGCACGCAAGCTCGCCGCCCGACGACGCCGCGAAATAGTCGCGGTGCTCCTCTTCAGCGGCGGCCCCATTTTCGAGAGCTCCATTCCGCTCTCGGTCTTCGGCATCGACCGCCAAGACGCAGGCGTTCCGAGGTACCGGCTTCTTGTGTGCGCGGGCGAAGATGCGCCTTTGCGCACGACCGGGGGGCTCGAACTGTCAGCCCCCTACGGGCTGGAGGCGATCTCCCGTGCCGGGACGGTCGTCGTACCGGCCTGGCGTTCCATCACCCAGGCCCCACCGCCCGCGGCGCTCGACGCGCTGCGCCGCGCGCATGAAGAGGGGGCCCGGATCGTCGGGCTGTGCACGGGGGCGTTCGTCCTCGCCGCGGCCGGACTGCTCGACGGCCGGCCGGCCACGACCCACTGGATGTACGCGCCGACGCTCGCCAAGCGTTATCCGTCCGTCCATGTGGACCCGCGCGAGCTCTTCGTCGACGACGGCGACGTGCTCACCTCCGCGGGGACGGCCGCCGGGATCGACCTGTGCCTGCACATCGTGCGCACCGACCACGGCGCCGACGCGGCCAACGCGCTGGCCCGCCGGCTGGTCGTACCGCCGCGCCGGACCGCCTCGGACATGGGGCACCAGCGCTACCTGGACAGGTCGTTACCAGAGGAGATCGGCGCCGACCCGCTCGCCGAGGTCGTCGCCTGGGCGCTGGAGCACCTCCACGAGCAGTTCGACGTGGAGACGCTGGCGGCCCGCGCGTACATGAGCCGGCGCACCTTCGACCGGCGCTTCCGCTCCCTCACGGGGAGCGCTCCCCTGCAGTGGCTGATCACCCAGCGGGTGCTGCAGGCCCAGCGGCTGCTGGAGACCTCCGACTATTCGGTGGACGAGGTCGCCGGGCGCTGCGGGTTCCGCTCGCCGGTCGCGCTGCGCGGCCACTTCCGGCGGCAGCTGGGCGCCTCGCCCGCGGCCTACCGCGCGGCGTACCGCGCGCGCCGGCCGCAGAACGGCGCCCCGGAGCCCGCGCTCAGGGCCGAGCGGCCGGAGCGCGCCGAGCGGCTGGAGCGCGAGCGGACGTCGCTGGCGGCCGGCGGCGCGGAGCGGTTCGCCGCCGCCGCGCTGGCCGGGCACGGGCTCACCGCCGAGGCGGCGGACCCGGGCAAGCCGCAGCCCGACGCGTACGCCGCACGGCTGCCGGAGACCCCGGTCGGCCGCGGGGCCGGCCGCCCCGTACTCCCCGGCCAGCGGGAACGCCCCGTAGGGTGA
- a CDS encoding IS5 family transposase: MVQRRPWEVEDGLWERIAGLLPVIERRVRYPGRKRLDDRRVLSGILFVLYTGIPWEFLPQELGYGSGSTCWRRLRDWHQAGVWQALHELLLAELRAAGLLDFSRAAVDGSHLRAMKGGAKTGPSPVDRGKTGSKHHVITEAHGIPLAATLTGGNRHDVTQLMPLVHAIPAVKGKRGRPRKRPDALFADRAYDSDTYRRELREVGIRPLIARRGTQHGSGLGIHRWVAEAAFALLHWFRRLRIRWEIREDLHEAFLILGCSIICWRRLKTSFC; the protein is encoded by the coding sequence ATGGTGCAGCGGAGGCCGTGGGAAGTCGAGGACGGGTTGTGGGAGCGGATTGCCGGGCTGCTGCCGGTGATTGAGCGCCGCGTGAGGTATCCGGGTCGCAAACGGCTCGATGACCGGCGGGTGCTGAGCGGGATCCTGTTCGTGCTGTACACCGGCATCCCTTGGGAGTTCCTGCCCCAGGAGCTGGGATACGGCTCGGGCAGCACGTGCTGGCGCAGGCTGCGCGACTGGCATCAGGCCGGGGTGTGGCAGGCTCTTCACGAACTGCTGCTGGCCGAGCTACGTGCGGCCGGGCTGCTGGACTTCTCCCGGGCCGCGGTCGACGGCTCCCATCTGCGGGCGATGAAGGGCGGCGCGAAGACCGGGCCCTCACCGGTGGATCGGGGAAAGACAGGCAGCAAGCACCACGTGATCACCGAAGCGCACGGCATCCCGCTGGCGGCCACGCTCACAGGCGGAAACCGCCACGACGTCACCCAGCTCATGCCGCTGGTCCACGCCATACCGGCCGTCAAAGGCAAGCGGGGGCGCCCCCGAAAGCGCCCCGACGCTCTGTTCGCCGACCGCGCCTACGACTCCGACACCTACCGCCGCGAACTGCGCGAGGTGGGCATCCGCCCCCTCATCGCCCGCCGCGGCACCCAGCACGGCTCCGGTCTGGGCATTCACCGATGGGTCGCCGAAGCAGCCTTCGCCCTCCTGCACTGGTTCCGGCGCCTGCGCATCCGCTGGGAGATCAGAGAAGACCTCCACGAAGCTTTCCTCATCCTCGGCTGCAGCATCATCTGCTGGCGACGCCTGAAAACCTCATTTTGCTAG
- a CDS encoding universal stress protein: MAGHETPEPADRKQVADPMADLEAAEQKRHSCDPAFRHGVVVGFDGSMSSERALAYAIGMARRLGSGLIIVHVANRLPTTVWAGCEPPVFVDVPDHRTEVLGLELACADHLSEVPWILVERGGDICHELEEVGREYEADAIVVGSTHGIVGRIFGSVAGRLARRAQRPVMVIP; this comes from the coding sequence ATGGCCGGTCACGAAACCCCTGAACCCGCGGACCGCAAGCAGGTCGCCGATCCGATGGCGGACCTCGAAGCGGCGGAACAGAAGCGCCATTCCTGCGATCCCGCCTTCCGGCACGGCGTCGTGGTGGGCTTCGACGGCTCCATGTCGAGCGAACGCGCGTTGGCGTATGCAATCGGTATGGCCCGGCGCCTCGGCTCCGGGTTGATCATCGTCCATGTGGCCAACCGGCTGCCGACGACGGTCTGGGCGGGCTGCGAGCCGCCGGTCTTCGTGGACGTACCCGACCACCGCACCGAAGTGCTCGGGCTGGAACTCGCGTGCGCAGACCATCTCTCCGAGGTCCCCTGGATCCTCGTCGAGCGCGGCGGCGACATCTGCCACGAGTTGGAGGAGGTCGGCCGGGAGTACGAGGCCGACGCCATCGTGGTGGGCTCCACGCACGGCATCGTGGGCCGGATCTTCGGCTCGGTCGCCGGCCGGCTGGCGCGGCGCGCGCAGCGGCCCGTGATGGTCATTCCGTGA
- the glmS gene encoding glutamine--fructose-6-phosphate transaminase (isomerizing), which translates to MCGIVGYIGKRDVAPLLLEGLQRLEYRGYDSAGIAIHAKGTGKAAGGLKTAKAKGRVRELESRLPKRFAGSTGIAHTRWATHGAPTDENAHPHLDTEGKVALVHNGIIDNAAELRARLTAEGVVFASETDTEVLTHLIGRSTAPTLEEKVREALRHIEGTYGIAVLHADFADRIVVARNGSPVVLGIGEHEMFVSSDVAALVSHTRQVVTLDDGEMATLKADDYRTYTTEGSRTTATPETVEYAAESYDLGGHDTYMHKEISEQAEAVDRALRGRIDDRFSTVHLGGLNLDAREARGVRRVKILGCGTSYHAGQIGAQMIEELARIPSDAEPASEFRYRNPVVDPDTLYVAVSQSGETYDVLAAVQELKRKGARVLGLVNVVGSAIARETDGGIYVHAGPEVCVVSTKCFTNMVVSFALLALHLGRIRDLSVADGKRIIEGLRKLPGQIDEILKGEEEIKKLSAQYADAKSMMFVGRVRGYPVAREASLKLKEVSYIHAEAYPASELKHGPLALIEPAMPTVAIVPNDELLEKNRAAMEEIKARSGRILAVAHEEQEKADHTIVVPKNEPELDPILMGIPLQLLAYHTALALGRDIDKPRNLAKSVTVE; encoded by the coding sequence ATGTGCGGGATCGTCGGATACATCGGCAAGCGCGACGTCGCTCCGCTGCTCCTTGAGGGCCTTCAGCGCCTGGAGTACCGCGGCTACGACTCGGCCGGCATCGCCATCCACGCCAAGGGCACCGGCAAGGCCGCGGGCGGTCTGAAGACCGCCAAGGCCAAGGGCCGCGTCCGGGAGCTGGAGTCCCGCCTGCCGAAGCGCTTCGCCGGATCCACCGGCATCGCGCACACCCGCTGGGCCACCCACGGCGCCCCCACCGACGAGAACGCCCACCCGCACCTCGACACCGAGGGCAAGGTCGCGCTCGTCCACAACGGCATCATCGACAACGCCGCCGAGCTGCGCGCCCGGCTGACCGCCGAGGGCGTCGTGTTCGCCTCCGAGACCGACACCGAGGTGCTGACCCACCTCATCGGCCGCTCCACCGCCCCGACGCTGGAGGAGAAGGTCCGCGAGGCGCTCCGCCACATCGAGGGCACCTACGGCATCGCCGTCCTGCACGCCGACTTCGCCGACCGCATCGTCGTCGCCCGCAACGGCTCCCCGGTCGTCCTGGGCATCGGCGAGCACGAGATGTTCGTCTCCTCCGACGTCGCCGCGCTGGTCTCGCACACCCGCCAGGTCGTCACCCTGGACGACGGCGAGATGGCCACCCTCAAGGCCGACGACTACCGCACGTACACCACCGAGGGCTCCCGTACGACGGCGACGCCGGAGACCGTCGAGTACGCGGCCGAGTCGTACGACCTGGGCGGCCACGACACGTACATGCACAAGGAGATCTCCGAGCAGGCGGAGGCGGTGGACCGGGCGCTGCGCGGCCGGATCGACGACCGCTTCTCCACCGTCCACCTCGGCGGCCTGAACCTCGACGCCCGCGAGGCGCGCGGGGTGCGCCGGGTCAAGATCCTGGGCTGCGGCACCTCGTACCACGCGGGCCAGATCGGCGCCCAGATGATCGAGGAGCTGGCCCGTATCCCCTCGGACGCCGAGCCGGCCTCCGAGTTCCGCTACCGCAACCCGGTCGTGGACCCCGACACCCTCTACGTCGCCGTCTCCCAGTCCGGTGAGACCTACGACGTGCTGGCCGCCGTCCAGGAGCTCAAGCGCAAGGGCGCGCGGGTCCTGGGCCTGGTCAACGTGGTCGGCTCGGCGATCGCCCGGGAGACCGACGGCGGCATCTACGTGCACGCCGGCCCCGAGGTCTGCGTGGTCTCCACCAAGTGCTTCACCAACATGGTGGTCTCCTTCGCACTGCTCGCCCTGCACCTGGGCCGGATCCGCGACCTGTCCGTCGCGGACGGCAAGCGGATCATCGAGGGCCTGCGCAAGCTGCCCGGCCAGATCGACGAGATCCTCAAGGGCGAGGAGGAGATCAAGAAGCTGTCGGCGCAGTACGCGGACGCCAAGTCGATGATGTTCGTCGGCCGGGTCCGCGGCTACCCGGTGGCCCGCGAGGCGTCCCTCAAGCTCAAGGAGGTCTCGTACATCCACGCCGAGGCGTACCCGGCCTCGGAGCTCAAGCACGGTCCGCTGGCCCTCATCGAGCCCGCGATGCCCACCGTGGCGATCGTGCCGAACGACGAGCTGCTGGAGAAGAACCGCGCCGCGATGGAGGAGATCAAGGCCCGCAGCGGCCGGATCCTCGCCGTCGCCCACGAGGAGCAGGAGAAGGCCGACCACACCATCGTCGTGCCGAAGAACGAGCCCGAGCTGGACCCGATCCTGATGGGTATTCCGCTCCAACTCCTCGCCTACCACACGGCGTTGGCCCTGGGCCGGGACATCGACAAGCCGCGTAACCTCGCGAAGTCGGTCACGGTGGAGTAG
- a CDS encoding beta-N-acetylhexosaminidase, which yields MRRRRLLISLLLVAAAGTVTAAVPRAGAAAPAAAPLDRVIPAPASVRPAQGAYTIGERTRIRVPGGSGEARRIAGYLAGLLRPATGFRLPVTSEGGRDGIVLRLGGRDARGLGAEGYRLTSGGRAVTISAAHPAGLFHGVQTLRQLLPAAVEKHTPQPGPWRIAGGAIADTPRYAYRGAMLDVSRHFFTVGQVKRYIDQLAAYKINTLHLHLSDDQGWRIAIASWPRLATYGGSTQVGGGRGGYYTKDDYREIVRYAASRYLTVVPELDMPGHSNAALASYAQLNCNGVAPPLYTGTNVGFSSLCVPKKETYDFAADVIREIAALTPGPYLHIGGDEAHATSHADYVAFMDRVQPMVAKYGKTVIGWHQLTGAHPAKGAVAQYWGYDATGPAERKQVTDAARNGTRLVLSPADRAYLDMKYDKDTPLGLNWAGYVNVRRAYDWDPGGYLKDAPPASVLGVEGSLWSETLTTSANIEYMAFPRLPGIAELGWSPARTHDWDAYKVRLAAQGPRWDAQGIDYYRAAEVPWPGR from the coding sequence ATGAGACGACGCAGACTGCTGATCTCGTTACTGCTGGTCGCGGCGGCCGGGACGGTGACCGCCGCCGTCCCGCGGGCCGGAGCCGCGGCCCCGGCCGCCGCTCCGCTGGACCGGGTGATCCCCGCCCCGGCCTCCGTACGCCCCGCCCAGGGCGCCTACACGATCGGCGAACGGACCCGGATCCGGGTGCCCGGCGGCTCCGGCGAGGCCCGGCGGATCGCCGGCTATCTGGCCGGGCTGCTGCGGCCCGCCACCGGCTTCCGGCTGCCGGTCACCTCCGAGGGCGGCCGGGACGGCATCGTCCTGCGGCTCGGCGGCCGGGACGCCCGGGGGCTCGGCGCGGAGGGCTACCGGCTGACCTCCGGCGGCCGAGCGGTCACCATCAGCGCGGCCCACCCCGCCGGCCTCTTCCACGGCGTCCAGACGCTGCGCCAGCTGCTGCCCGCCGCGGTGGAGAAGCACACCCCGCAGCCCGGCCCCTGGCGGATCGCCGGCGGCGCGATCGCGGACACCCCGCGCTACGCCTACCGCGGCGCGATGCTGGACGTCTCGCGGCACTTCTTCACCGTCGGCCAGGTCAAGCGCTATATCGACCAGCTGGCGGCCTACAAGATCAACACGCTGCATCTGCACCTCTCCGACGACCAGGGCTGGCGGATCGCCATCGCGTCCTGGCCGCGCCTTGCGACCTACGGCGGCAGCACCCAGGTCGGCGGCGGGCGCGGCGGCTACTACACCAAGGACGACTACCGCGAGATCGTCCGCTACGCCGCGAGCCGCTACCTGACGGTGGTCCCGGAACTCGACATGCCCGGCCACAGCAACGCCGCGCTGGCCTCGTACGCCCAGCTGAACTGCAACGGCGTGGCACCGCCGCTCTACACCGGCACCAACGTCGGCTTCAGCTCGCTGTGCGTGCCCAAGAAGGAGACGTACGACTTCGCCGCCGACGTCATCCGGGAGATCGCGGCGCTCACCCCCGGCCCCTACCTCCACATCGGCGGTGACGAGGCGCACGCCACCAGCCACGCGGACTACGTCGCCTTCATGGACCGGGTGCAGCCGATGGTCGCCAAGTACGGCAAGACCGTGATCGGCTGGCACCAGCTGACCGGGGCGCACCCCGCCAAGGGCGCCGTCGCCCAGTACTGGGGCTACGACGCCACCGGCCCGGCCGAGCGCAAGCAGGTCACCGACGCCGCCCGGAACGGCACCCGGCTCGTCCTGTCGCCCGCCGACCGCGCCTACCTCGACATGAAGTACGACAAGGACACCCCGCTCGGCCTGAACTGGGCCGGCTACGTGAACGTCCGGCGCGCCTACGACTGGGACCCCGGCGGCTACCTGAAGGACGCACCGCCGGCCTCCGTGCTCGGCGTCGAGGGGTCCCTCTGGTCGGAGACGCTCACCACCTCCGCGAACATCGAGTACATGGCCTTCCCCCGGCTCCCCGGCATCGCCGAACTGGGCTGGTCCCCGGCCCGTACGCACGACTGGGACGCCTACAAGGTGCGGCTGGCCGCCCAGGGGCCGCGCTGGGACGCGCAGGGCATCGACTACTACCGGGCGGCGGAGGTGCCGTGGCCGGGGCGGTGA
- a CDS encoding methyltransferase domain-containing protein: MTDADQGRPGRTELGRALMAGGALAADWAPTFAAVPRSAFLPDLIWPWNMAAGKSVAVSRADDPEAWQAYADADCPIVTQWDDGDHSGTEPGRVSTSSASMPSVVFRMLRDLDLRRGHRVLEIGTGTGWNAALLAHRVGPENVVTVEVDEAVSTAAGAALERFGLGVRVVHGDGFAGYEQGAPYDRITATCGLRSIPYTWVRQCRPGGIIVSPWGTHYSNGDAVARLEVARDGKSATGRFTGPVEFMKLRSQRLPPVTHRAYVPGSVADGEETSTGLTEEAFVGEPFSAHRFALGLRVPHCLQVVAEKRDGARPVWLYGLADRSWACVQFRDGVVARVWQHGCRRLWDEAETAYRWWVENDRPDHDRFGLTVTRDGQRAWLDDPVDDWPL, from the coding sequence ATGACGGATGCAGACCAGGGACGCCCCGGCCGCACCGAGCTGGGGCGCGCCCTCATGGCCGGCGGGGCCCTGGCCGCCGACTGGGCTCCCACATTCGCAGCGGTCCCCCGATCCGCCTTCCTGCCGGACCTCATCTGGCCGTGGAACATGGCAGCCGGGAAGAGCGTGGCCGTCTCCCGTGCGGACGATCCGGAGGCATGGCAGGCGTACGCCGACGCGGACTGTCCGATCGTCACGCAGTGGGACGACGGCGACCACTCCGGCACGGAACCCGGAAGGGTCTCCACCAGCTCCGCATCGATGCCGTCCGTGGTGTTCCGCATGCTCCGGGATCTGGACCTCCGCCGAGGACATCGCGTTCTGGAGATCGGCACCGGCACAGGCTGGAACGCAGCCCTCCTGGCCCACCGCGTCGGCCCGGAGAACGTGGTCACGGTCGAGGTGGACGAGGCGGTGTCCACGGCCGCCGGTGCGGCGTTGGAGCGGTTCGGCCTGGGTGTTCGCGTCGTGCACGGCGACGGCTTCGCAGGCTACGAGCAAGGAGCGCCGTACGACCGGATCACCGCAACATGCGGTCTGCGATCCATCCCCTACACCTGGGTGCGGCAGTGTCGACCGGGCGGGATCATCGTCAGCCCTTGGGGTACCCACTACAGCAACGGCGACGCCGTGGCCCGTCTGGAAGTCGCCCGCGACGGCAAGAGCGCAACGGGGCGGTTCACCGGGCCGGTGGAGTTCATGAAACTCCGTTCCCAGCGGCTCCCGCCGGTCACACATCGCGCGTACGTCCCCGGCAGCGTGGCCGACGGCGAAGAGACCTCCACCGGCCTCACGGAAGAGGCGTTCGTCGGCGAGCCGTTCAGCGCCCACCGCTTCGCGTTGGGTCTGCGCGTGCCGCACTGCCTCCAAGTCGTGGCCGAGAAGCGGGACGGAGCACGGCCCGTGTGGCTCTACGGCCTCGCCGACCGGTCGTGGGCCTGCGTGCAGTTCCGCGACGGTGTGGTGGCACGGGTCTGGCAGCACGGCTGCCGGCGACTCTGGGACGAGGCAGAGACCGCCTACCGCTGGTGGGTCGAGAACGACCGACCCGACCACGACCGGTTCGGCCTGACCGTCACTCGCGACGGGCAACGCGCATGGCTGGACGACCCGGTCGACGACTGGCCGCTGTGA
- a CDS encoding tetratricopeptide repeat protein encodes MGTREPNRRLERLYRETGWTLRQFVQAVNRIGTERGTPLRYREPSAHQWRQGQMPKETVRPLVLEALARKLGRPVTHAEAGFPVPAGGSDAAPGTVEGLIDLGRGDVDPSRRSILGISLFSVALTVPNWPDVVGRLEAAQTGRNRRIGMPEVDMVIAMTEKVSELDDQFGGRHARPMAAAFLVNTVAPYLRADASEPVRKSMLSAAADLSYLTGYMAVDEGVHGLAQQYYLKALELAGAAEDHLTYCTTLRGMSVQAVDLGHGREARRLADAAAAASPQAGPRMRAFLAGQQAHAYAQIGGSNSALTYLREAEVAMDKAESRGKAFGSYDPSALNYHISQVRYELGDVPGSIKAMQESDRVRYSVYRRARVRHRATLAERQLEVGHLEAACATWHLALDDYPLVQSGRADQRMQTMFKLIRPHLGNHAARDLYERARLVTPASLSA; translated from the coding sequence GTGGGTACACGGGAGCCGAACCGGCGCCTTGAACGCCTTTATCGGGAGACCGGCTGGACGCTGCGGCAGTTCGTCCAGGCCGTGAACCGCATCGGTACCGAGAGAGGAACCCCGCTCCGGTACCGCGAGCCGTCGGCCCATCAGTGGCGTCAGGGGCAGATGCCCAAGGAGACGGTCAGGCCGTTGGTCTTGGAGGCGCTGGCGCGGAAGCTGGGACGTCCGGTCACCCATGCGGAAGCCGGGTTCCCGGTCCCTGCCGGGGGCTCGGACGCCGCTCCGGGCACGGTCGAAGGGCTGATTGATCTCGGCAGGGGAGATGTGGACCCTTCACGCCGCAGCATCCTCGGTATAAGTCTCTTTTCCGTAGCGCTGACCGTGCCCAATTGGCCGGACGTGGTAGGCCGATTGGAAGCTGCCCAAACTGGCCGGAACCGGCGCATCGGTATGCCAGAGGTCGACATGGTCATTGCTATGACCGAGAAAGTGTCGGAGCTGGATGACCAATTTGGTGGACGTCATGCTCGCCCGATGGCCGCGGCGTTCCTGGTGAACACGGTAGCTCCGTACCTGAGGGCGGATGCCTCCGAACCCGTACGGAAATCCATGTTGTCGGCTGCCGCGGACCTGAGCTACCTCACCGGATATATGGCGGTGGACGAAGGCGTCCACGGCCTTGCACAGCAGTATTACCTGAAGGCGTTGGAACTTGCCGGAGCGGCAGAGGATCACCTGACGTACTGCACGACGCTGCGCGGGATGAGCGTTCAGGCTGTTGATCTAGGGCACGGCAGGGAGGCGCGACGGCTCGCCGATGCTGCCGCTGCCGCTTCTCCCCAAGCCGGTCCACGGATGCGGGCTTTCCTTGCCGGGCAGCAGGCACACGCGTACGCGCAGATCGGCGGGAGCAACAGTGCGCTGACGTACCTACGAGAGGCCGAAGTGGCCATGGACAAGGCAGAATCCAGGGGCAAGGCGTTCGGCTCGTACGATCCGTCAGCCTTGAATTACCACATCAGCCAGGTCCGGTACGAACTCGGTGATGTTCCCGGCTCCATCAAAGCCATGCAGGAATCGGACCGGGTGCGCTACAGCGTCTATCGGCGCGCCCGCGTACGCCACCGCGCTACCCTGGCCGAGCGTCAACTGGAAGTCGGCCACCTGGAAGCCGCATGCGCGACATGGCATCTCGCGCTGGATGACTACCCTTTGGTCCAGTCAGGACGGGCGGATCAACGCATGCAAACCATGTTCAAGCTCATCCGACCCCATCTCGGGAATCATGCCGCACGGGACCTCTATGAACGCGCTCGGCTCGTGACGCCGGCCTCGCTCTCCGCCTAG
- a CDS encoding acyl-CoA dehydrogenase family protein, translated as MSLDHRLPAELEELRRTVEAFAHDVVAPQIGDYYEQHTFPYDIVRQMGQMGLFGLPFPEEYGGMGGDYLALGIALEELARVDSSVAITLEAGVSLGAMPIYRFGTEEQKRAWLPKLCSGELLGAFGLTEPDGGSDAGATRTTAVRDGDTWVINGSKCFITNSGTDITGLVTVTAVTGRTPDGAPQISSIIIPAGTPGFTVAAPYSKVGWNASDTRELSFSDVRVPAANLLGEEGRGYAQFLRILDEGRIAIAALATGLAQGCVDESVRYAKERHAFGRPIGANQAIQFKLADMEMRAHTSRLAWRDAASRLVLGEPFKKEAALAKLYSSEIAVDNAREATQIHGGYGFMNEYPVARMWRDAKILEIGEGTSEVQRMLIARELGF; from the coding sequence ATGTCCCTGGACCACCGCCTGCCCGCCGAGCTGGAAGAACTCCGGCGCACGGTCGAGGCGTTCGCGCACGACGTCGTCGCCCCGCAGATCGGCGACTACTACGAGCAGCACACCTTCCCCTACGACATCGTCCGCCAGATGGGCCAGATGGGCCTGTTCGGCCTGCCGTTCCCCGAGGAGTACGGCGGGATGGGCGGCGACTACCTGGCCCTCGGCATCGCCCTGGAGGAACTGGCCCGCGTCGACTCCTCGGTGGCCATCACCCTGGAAGCCGGCGTCTCGCTCGGTGCCATGCCGATCTACCGCTTCGGCACCGAGGAGCAGAAGCGCGCCTGGCTGCCGAAGCTGTGCTCCGGCGAGCTGCTGGGCGCCTTCGGCCTCACCGAGCCGGACGGCGGCTCGGACGCCGGCGCCACCCGCACCACCGCGGTCCGCGACGGCGACACCTGGGTGATCAACGGCAGCAAGTGCTTCATCACCAACTCCGGTACGGACATCACCGGCCTGGTGACGGTCACCGCGGTCACCGGCCGCACCCCGGACGGCGCCCCGCAGATCTCCTCGATCATCATCCCGGCCGGCACCCCCGGCTTCACGGTCGCCGCCCCGTACTCCAAGGTCGGCTGGAACGCCTCCGACACCCGCGAACTGTCCTTCTCCGACGTCCGCGTCCCGGCCGCCAACCTCCTGGGCGAGGAGGGCCGCGGCTATGCCCAGTTCCTGCGCATCCTCGACGAGGGCCGGATCGCCATCGCGGCGCTGGCCACCGGCCTCGCCCAGGGCTGCGTCGACGAGTCGGTGCGGTACGCCAAGGAGCGGCACGCCTTCGGCCGCCCCATCGGCGCCAACCAGGCCATCCAGTTCAAGCTCGCCGACATGGAGATGCGCGCCCACACCTCCCGGCTGGCCTGGCGCGACGCCGCCTCCCGCCTCGTCCTGGGCGAGCCGTTCAAGAAGGAGGCGGCGCTCGCCAAGCTCTACTCCTCCGAGATCGCGGTGGACAACGCCCGCGAGGCCACCCAGATCCACGGCGGCTACGGCTTCATGAACGAGTACCCGGTCGCCCGGATGTGGCGGGACGCCAAGATCCTGGAGATCGGCGAGGGCACCAGCGAGGTCCAACGGATGTTGATCGCACGGGAGTTGGGGTTCTAG
- a CDS encoding hydroxymethylglutaryl-CoA lyase, giving the protein MTAPGLPMAVQAEGLPTRVRIHEVGARDGLQNESAVIPTGIKAEFIHRLAAAGLPLVEATSFVHPKWVPQLADAEQLFPMLDDLDPHRLPVLVPNERGLERALALGARRIAVFGSATESFAKANLNRTVDEALAMFAPVVQRARDEKVHVRGYLSMCFGDPWEGPVPIAQVVRVCRALLDLGCDELSLGDTIGVATPGHVQHLLAALNEAGVPTSRLGVHFHDTYGQALANTFAALQHGVTTVDASAGGLGGCPYAKSATGNLATEDLVWMLHGLGIETGVDLDRLTETSVWLAGVLGRPSPSRTVRARVQPAQSPKE; this is encoded by the coding sequence ATGACCGCGCCCGGACTGCCCATGGCGGTGCAGGCGGAGGGCCTGCCCACCCGCGTACGGATCCACGAGGTCGGCGCCCGCGACGGGCTGCAGAACGAGTCGGCGGTGATCCCCACCGGGATCAAGGCCGAGTTCATCCACCGGCTGGCCGCCGCCGGGCTGCCGCTGGTGGAGGCGACCAGCTTCGTCCACCCCAAGTGGGTGCCCCAACTCGCCGACGCCGAGCAGCTGTTCCCGATGCTCGACGATCTCGACCCGCACCGGCTCCCGGTGCTGGTGCCCAACGAGCGCGGCCTGGAGCGGGCGCTGGCGCTGGGCGCCCGCCGGATCGCGGTGTTCGGCAGCGCCACCGAGTCGTTCGCCAAGGCCAACCTCAACCGCACGGTCGACGAGGCACTGGCGATGTTCGCCCCGGTCGTCCAGCGCGCCCGGGACGAGAAGGTCCACGTCCGCGGCTACCTCTCCATGTGCTTCGGCGACCCCTGGGAGGGCCCGGTGCCCATCGCCCAGGTCGTCCGGGTCTGCCGCGCGCTGCTCGACCTGGGCTGCGACGAGCTGAGCCTGGGCGACACCATCGGCGTCGCCACCCCCGGCCACGTCCAGCACCTGCTCGCCGCCCTCAACGAGGCGGGCGTGCCCACCTCCCGGCTGGGCGTCCACTTCCACGACACCTACGGGCAGGCCCTCGCCAACACCTTCGCCGCGCTCCAGCACGGCGTCACCACCGTCGACGCCTCGGCGGGCGGCCTCGGCGGCTGCCCGTACGCCAAGAGCGCCACCGGCAACCTCGCCACCGAAGACCTCGTGTGGATGCTGCACGGCCTCGGCATCGAGACCGGCGTCGACCTGGACCGACTGACCGAGACCAGCGTCTGGCTGGCCGGAGTCCTGGGCCGCCCCAGCCCTTCGCGCACCGTCCGCGCACGCGTGCAGCCCGCACAGTCCCCCAAGGAGTGA